TAGCCAAATTATTCAAGTCTCCGAAATCTCTTAAAGTCTATAAAATTAAATTGGAAGATGACAGTGTCTTTGCTGAACTACCTTAATAATAAAACCAGAGATTATCATTCCAGCGAAAAATAAATTATCATTTATAATATTAAATTAGATTTGATCTAACCATTGAAATTGGATAATCCATACCTGAACAGGATTACCCCACGGCTATATGGCTGCACTGTTTTGATTTCTGCTAATAATGTATTTTTACTCAGTGGAGTTACATTATGGTATGAATCATAGGTTTGCAGTCCAATTACTATTTTTCCTGGTAGGAGGAAGTTATATATTGTGGCCCAGTTTTTTAAACCGACTATGGTGTTATTGTAGTCACCTATGTAGAGCATGGGGACTATGTAGTCACAGTAGGGTGCTATCAGGTAGTAATACTGGTTATCATCCCATTTGTCTGGTTTGGTGGAAATGGAGAAGGTTACTCCATGGGTGTCCTGTCGCATTTGTTTGATCAGTGAAAGATATTTAGACATATCATAGGTTTCCATATCCAGCTGGACTCCTATTTTCATATCTGCAACCTGGGATGCATGAGAAAAACCTGGAAATACCCAGGCATGAGTTTTTATACCCACAGCATCCGCTTTTGCTTTGGCATCAGGCAGTATTGTTAAGTAATTATCATTTCTCACCAGAACATAAATATCTGTAATCCCTGCACTTTTTAATTCTGTGAAGTTAATTTGAGATAAGGGTGTGGTACCGGGATTTATATAGTAACCCACAATAAATCCAGTCCAGACTGGAGGGATATGGTACAATGGAGTTACCGGGCTGGTATATGGTACAGGTAGTCCTCCATTTGTAGCTTTAAGGGTACTGTAATTACCAGCTGCCGCTGCACAACCCAGTGTCAGAGTTAACAGTATTATAAATGATAATATCCATGTTTTTTTAATTTTAATCGCCTTTTAGATGTATTTAGATTCTTTTCATGTATGACTTAAGTCTATCCACAATTTTTTAAAATTAACAAATATTTAACTTAGTAATTTTTTGGGCTTTATTCTATATGAAATAAATCCAAATCATTTAAAATATAGAGTTAGCACTCGGATAAATACAAATATTCTCACAAAAATATTCTTGGTATTTAAATATACAAAATATATTTTTGTATTTTAAGTTAATGCATTATTTCAAAGTATCCTTTCTTTTGGAACCAATGGAAATTTGGAAATATAAATTAGAAGGATAACTCACGATATTAACCTATCCTAAAAGTTATATTAGTTAATAAACTTAATTAAAGGCATGAACAAATCAATTTTAACTTTTCGTGCTTTTTTGATTTTAATGATAATTACCTTAAGTACCATTCCGGCATCCTTTGCATGGAGCTGGGATACTCACTCCCAGATCATAGACACTGTCTACCATGGATTACCATCTGATGTTCAGAAGAATCTAAACCTGGAGGTCATGGAAAATGCATCTATAGTTCCAGACAAGGTTTTTAATGATAAAACATATCACAGCTATCCTAAAAGTTATGAAAAGGCCAAAACATGGCTCGACAAAGGGAAAGCTGCATATGATGCTGGAAATTATCAGGATGCCAGTTATGATTATGGGGTTGCCTCTCACTATATATCTGACACTTTCTCTGCACCACACGGTGTGAGTAAGGAATCATCCTCGGATCACACCAGCTATGAAAATCAGGGCAGTAAACTTAAACCCACTGCTACCTACAAAACCGGAGACTTAAAGACCTTAATGGAGAATGGTTACAACCAGGACGGGGTCAGCTGGAATGAATGGATGCAAACTAAAGACACTAAAATTGTTCAGAATAACCTCAATGATGCGGCTTCTGTTACATTATCAGCTATCAGTAACAGTATAAACGTTAATGCCACTAC
This DNA window, taken from uncultured Methanobacterium sp., encodes the following:
- a CDS encoding zinc dependent phospholipase C family protein, translating into MIITLSTIPASFAWSWDTHSQIIDTVYHGLPSDVQKNLNLEVMENASIVPDKVFNDKTYHSYPKSYEKAKTWLDKGKAAYDAGNYQDASYDYGVASHYISDTFSAPHGVSKESSSDHTSYENQGSKLKPTATYKTGDLKTLMENGYNQDGVSWNEWMQTKDTKIVQNNLNDAASVTLSAISNSINVNATTSSTTSNSNILSSLYDFIMGLFSGHNN